ACTAACTTTTTCTCCTTTTTCAATTAATAGATTTCAACCTGTAGCGAAGAACGATGAGGCAGAAAAAAAGAGAGTAGAGTTACATTCTCATACGAAAATGAGCACAATGGATGCCACAGTGACTGTTTCAGAGCTGATTAAAAGAGCTTCCAACTGGGGGCACAAAGCTATTGCTATAACAGATCATGGCGTTGTTCAATCATTTCCGGAAGCAGCTGAAGTTAGTGAAAATCTTGATATAAAAATCATTTACGGAGTGGAAACATATTTAGTTGATGACGAAAAAAATGATGTTTTTTTTGGAGATACTTCTATGTTAAATGACAAGGATTATGAAAACTGTTCTTTTGTAGTTTTAGACTTTGAAACTACAGGCTTAAACAATAAGACAGATGAAATTATTGAAATAGGAGCTGTTAAAGTTAATAATGGAGAAATTACTGACAGTTTTTCATCTTTTGTAAAACCGAACAAAAATATACCTCCCAAAATCACAGAAATAACTGGAATAACTGAAGAAAATGTAAAAGAGGCTCCTTCTATCAATGATGTACTTCCTAAATTTATTGATTTTTGTAAAGGAGCTATACTAGTAGCTCATAATGCAAAATTTGATTTAGGTTTTCTTGACTCTGCTTGTAAAAAACAAGAGATTGATTTTAAGTACCTCGCTTTAGATACTTTGAATCTAAGCAGATTATTAGTTTTAGGAGTTAGTGATTTTAAGTTAAAGACGTTGGCTAATCATTATGATATAAACCTGGAAAACCATCATAGAGCTGAAGATGATAGTAAAGCTACAGCATTTTTGCTTCTTAGACTTTTTAAAGAAAGTAAGGATTTAGGGTTTTTAACTTTAAAATCCCTTTCTTTAATTCCTTCTGAAAAGAAACTAAAAGGCAAAAAAACATACCACTGTATAATATTAGCCCAAAATTATGAAGGGTTAAAAAACTTATATAAGCTTATATCATTAGCTCATACAAAACTATTTTATAAAAAGCCTAAACTAAGTAAAACGTTAATTAAAAATCTGTCTAACGGTTTGATAATTGGCTCTGCTTGTGAAGCAGGAGAAATTTTTCAAATGTTTTTAAATAATGAAGAAGAGAATATTATAAAAGAAACTGCACAGTTTTATGATTACTTGGAGATACAACCTGTTAAAAACAATCAGTTTCTAATTGAAAAAGATATTTTAAGCAGTAAAGAACAGATTGAATCAATAAACAAAAAAATTATATCTTTAGGGAAAAAATTAAACAAGCCAGTGGTTGCTACTGGGGATGTACATTTTTTAGATAATCATGACAACATCTATAGAGAAATACTTATGACTGGCCAAGGATTTTCTGACGCTGATAGGCAGCCACCATTATATTTTAAAACAACCAATGAAATGTTATCTGATTTTTCTTATCTTCCTAAAGAAACTCAGCAAGAGGTCGTAATAGAAAACCCTGGGAAAATAGCTGATATGATAGAAGAGTTAAAACCCATTCCAGATGGTCTTTTTACTCCTAAAATAGATAATGCAGACGACGAGATTAAAAGAATGTGTAAAGAGAAAAGTGAGGAATTATATGGGAAGTCAGTTCCTGAGATAGTAACTAAAAGACTACAAAAGGAACTAGGTTCTATAATAAAGCATGGTTTTGGGGTAATATACTACATTTCCCATAAGCTTGTTACAAAGTCACTTAGTGATGGTTACTTAGTTGGTTCTAGGGGTTCAGTTGGATCATCTTTAGTTGCCACATTTACAGATATAACAGAAGTTAATCCACTTCCCCCTCATTATAGGTGCCCTAATTGCAAATATAGTCAATTCATTGAAGATGGTTCGGTTGGAACAGGTATTGATTTACCCGATAAGGATTGTCCTAAATGTAATACAACCTTTGTTAAAGATGGTCATGATATACCTTTCGAAGTTTTCCTTGGTTTTGATGGAGATAAAGTACCAGATATTGACTTGAACTTCTCAGGAGAATATCAAGCAACTGCACATAAGTATACAGAAGAATTATTCGGCACAGGATATGTTTTTAAGGCGGGAACAATTTCAACAATTGCTGAAAAAACTGCTTTTGGATTTGTTAAAAACTATCTTTCGGATAAAGACCTCATTAAACGGAATGCAGAAACAAATCGTTTAGTCAGTGGATGTAGTGGGATTAAACGCACTACGGGACAGCATCCTGGCGGACTCATGGTTGTACCCAATGATAAAAGCATCTATGATTTTTGTCCTATTCAACACCCGGCAGATGATAAAAAGTCAAATACTATAACCACCCACTTTGATTATAATGCTATAAGTAGTAGATTATTAAAACTCGATATACTAGGTCATGATGATCCTACAGTAATAAAGCTGCTAGAAGACTTGACCGGCGTTAACGCTCAAAAAATACCTTTAGATGACCCCAAAACAATGTCTTTGTTTTCTTCAACTAAAGCTTTAGGAATAGATTCTAAAGAACTAGGCTCTGAAGTAGGGAGCATGGGAATACCAGAATTTGGAACATCTTTTGTTCGTCAAATGTTAGTGGACACCAAGCCAACTACATTATCAGAACTATTTAGGATAAGTGGTTTATCGCATGGAACAGATGTATGGCTGAATAATGCTCAAGATATTGTAAAGAATAATATTGCCCCCTTGTCACAAGTTATTTCCACTCGTGATGATATAATGACTTATTTATTACACAAAGGCCTTGAACCGTCTATGGCTTTTAAAATAATGGAGTCAGTAAGAAAAGGTAAAGGACTGACAGACGAGTTTTTATCAGCTATGAAAAATCATAATGTACCTCAGTGGTATATCGACTCATGTAAAAAGATTAAATATATGTTTCCTAAAGCTCATGCTGTTGCTTATGTAATGATGGCGTTTAGAATAGCTTATTTTAAGGTGCATCATCCTATAGCTTTTTATTGTGCCTATTTTTCAGTACGGGCTACAGACTTTGATGTAACTTTAGTAAAAGAAGGCCTTAAAGGAATAAAAGCTAAACTAAAAGAACTTAAATCATTGGGTAATAACATGACAGCAAAAGAAAAATCAACTTTAACTATGTTGGAAATTTGTTTAGAGATGTATTTAAGAGGGTTTGAATTCCTGCCCGTAGATATTTATAAATCACATGATAATAGATTTATCATCGATGATAACAACTTACTTCCCCCCTTAGTTTCAGTACCAAGCTTAGGTCTAAATGCAGCGAAAACTGTTTTAGATGCTAGAAATAATAGAGAATTTTTATCTATTGAAGATATGAAAAAAAGGACTAAATTATCAAAAACTGTTATTTCAACTCTAAAGGAACTTGGTTGTTTAAAAGATTTACCTGAAACTAACCAACTCTCTTTATTTTAGTTAGTTGCAATGCTCCCTAAAAAATGGTACAATCTAATAGGAGTACTGTATGAGTGGGGCATCCCCACTCTTTATTGTTATATATGATACTTTAAGAGGTGAAAAAAATGAAAAAGGATGTCCTTGTTCAAATAACAAGTTATGTACGAGTAATAGCTGAAGAGCTGGGTTTTAACCTTGTAGACGTGCAATTAGTCAAAGAAAGTGGTTATAGCTATCTACGTGTTTTTATAGAAAATTTAGATGGTGAATTGACAACAGAAGACTGTGCTAAAGTAAACGAAAAGATAAGTGAATATTTAGATGATATTGATCCCATTAAAGAGCAATACTTTTTAGAAGTTTCATCACCGGGTTTAGAACGTCCTCTAAAGAAACCAGAAGACTTTTCACGTTTTAAGGGGCACTTAGTTCAGGTTAAGACCTATAAAAAAATAAACGGTAAAAAACTTTTTGTGGGGATTTTAGAAGGACTGGTCAACAATAAAATACATATATTGGATGAAGAAAAAGAAGAAGAATATGTGCTCAACTATGATGAAGTTGCTAATGTTAAGTTAACAATAAAGTTTTAGGAGGTGTCCCTAAATGGACAGTAATGAGTTTTTACAAGCAATAACTGATATAGTAAGGGAAAAAGGTGTAAAAGAAGATGTGATGTACGATGCTTTAGAAGCAGCCTTGC
This genomic interval from Proteinivorax tanatarense contains the following:
- a CDS encoding PolC-type DNA polymerase III, coding for MEAKQISNKELKINKISVSAHHNRWVIFISEINYCEKSVINLKKQLNNLVPDVKIEFCIQKSLPSTTLLYLVKKNKEHILEKIENEYTTFKGSTQMWSLTVEGKVVKLSIPNKIHHFYALKNGLDKWLEKYFLKKIKAEARVLINLSEKKHDTKKVSNNHKEDEVTYIKSLEKKIKESKSISSQGTSPREGDVVIGKQITATPVDISTILEEDKNVCVAGLVFNVEVLEFRTGRTLLTIDITDNTDSITCKYFLEDGQQRPNLNKGDYIKVFGYVQTDKYTQELTFSPFSINRFQPVAKNDEAEKKRVELHSHTKMSTMDATVTVSELIKRASNWGHKAIAITDHGVVQSFPEAAEVSENLDIKIIYGVETYLVDDEKNDVFFGDTSMLNDKDYENCSFVVLDFETTGLNNKTDEIIEIGAVKVNNGEITDSFSSFVKPNKNIPPKITEITGITEENVKEAPSINDVLPKFIDFCKGAILVAHNAKFDLGFLDSACKKQEIDFKYLALDTLNLSRLLVLGVSDFKLKTLANHYDINLENHHRAEDDSKATAFLLLRLFKESKDLGFLTLKSLSLIPSEKKLKGKKTYHCIILAQNYEGLKNLYKLISLAHTKLFYKKPKLSKTLIKNLSNGLIIGSACEAGEIFQMFLNNEEENIIKETAQFYDYLEIQPVKNNQFLIEKDILSSKEQIESINKKIISLGKKLNKPVVATGDVHFLDNHDNIYREILMTGQGFSDADRQPPLYFKTTNEMLSDFSYLPKETQQEVVIENPGKIADMIEELKPIPDGLFTPKIDNADDEIKRMCKEKSEELYGKSVPEIVTKRLQKELGSIIKHGFGVIYYISHKLVTKSLSDGYLVGSRGSVGSSLVATFTDITEVNPLPPHYRCPNCKYSQFIEDGSVGTGIDLPDKDCPKCNTTFVKDGHDIPFEVFLGFDGDKVPDIDLNFSGEYQATAHKYTEELFGTGYVFKAGTISTIAEKTAFGFVKNYLSDKDLIKRNAETNRLVSGCSGIKRTTGQHPGGLMVVPNDKSIYDFCPIQHPADDKKSNTITTHFDYNAISSRLLKLDILGHDDPTVIKLLEDLTGVNAQKIPLDDPKTMSLFSSTKALGIDSKELGSEVGSMGIPEFGTSFVRQMLVDTKPTTLSELFRISGLSHGTDVWLNNAQDIVKNNIAPLSQVISTRDDIMTYLLHKGLEPSMAFKIMESVRKGKGLTDEFLSAMKNHNVPQWYIDSCKKIKYMFPKAHAVAYVMMAFRIAYFKVHHPIAFYCAYFSVRATDFDVTLVKEGLKGIKAKLKELKSLGNNMTAKEKSTLTMLEICLEMYLRGFEFLPVDIYKSHDNRFIIDDNNLLPPLVSVPSLGLNAAKTVLDARNNREFLSIEDMKKRTKLSKTVISTLKELGCLKDLPETNQLSLF
- the rimP gene encoding ribosome maturation factor RimP, with the protein product MKKDVLVQITSYVRVIAEELGFNLVDVQLVKESGYSYLRVFIENLDGELTTEDCAKVNEKISEYLDDIDPIKEQYFLEVSSPGLERPLKKPEDFSRFKGHLVQVKTYKKINGKKLFVGILEGLVNNKIHILDEEKEEEYVLNYDEVANVKLTIKF